One part of the Ursus arctos isolate Adak ecotype North America unplaced genomic scaffold, UrsArc2.0 scaffold_20, whole genome shotgun sequence genome encodes these proteins:
- the SNRK gene encoding SNF-related serine/threonine-protein kinase isoform X2 produces MLVCGQPPFQEANDSETLTMIMDCKYTVPSHVSKECKDLITRMLQRDPKRRASLEEIENHPWLQGVDPSPATKYNIPLVSYKNLSEEEHNSIIQRMVLGDIADRDAIVEALETNRYNHITATYFLLAERILREKQEKEIQTRSASPSNIKAQFRQSWPTKIDVPQDLEDDLTATPLSHGTVPQSPARAADSVLNGHRSKGLCDSSKKDDLPELAGPALSTVSPAGLKPTASGRKCLFRVEEDEEEDEEDKKPMSLSTQVVLRRKPSVTNRLTSRKSAPVLNQIFEEGESDDEFDMDENLPPKLSRLKMNIASPGTVHKRYHRRKSQGRGSSCSSSETSDDDSESRRRLDKDSGFTYSWHRRDSGEGPPGSEGDGGGQGKPSAGGGGADKASPSENSAGGGSPAGGSGGKPSGTSGSTRRCAGPGPGELVQSLKLMSLCLGSRLHGGAKYLLDPQGGLSFSSVKVQEKSTWKMCISSAGGAGQAPGVGSVKLFSERVADSSAELERLNSKNLKNNVLQLPLCEKTISVNIQRNPKDGLLCATSPASCCHVI; encoded by the exons CCTGATCACACGGATGCTACAGAGAGATCCCAAGAGAAGGGCCTCCTTAGAAGAGATTGAAAATCATCCTTGGCTTCAGGGAGTGGACCCTTCACCAGCCACAAAGTATAACATCCCCCTCGTGTCATACAAAAACCTCTCGGAGGAGGAGCACAACAGCATCATTCAGCGCATGGTGCTTGGGGACATAGCGGACCGCGACGCCATTGTAGA AGCCCTGGAAACCAACAGGTATAATCATATCACGGCCACTTACTTCTTGCTTGCTGAAAGGATCCtgagggagaagcaagagaaagaaatacaaaccAGATCTGCAAGTCCTAGCAATATCAAGGCCCAGTTTAG GCAGTCATGGCCCACCAAAATTGATGTACCCCAGGACCTTGAGGATGACCTCACGGCCACTCCTCTGTCCCACGGGACCGTCCCTCAGTCTCCTGCTCGGGCCGCCGACAGTGTCCTCAATGGCCACAGGAGCAAAGGCCTGTGTGACTCGTCTAAGAAGGACGACCTCCCCGAGTTGGCCGGGCCGGCACTCTCCACGGTGTCCCCGGCGGGCTTGAAACCCACGGCCAGCGGGCGCAAGTGCCTGTTCCGGGTGGAGGAAGAcgaagaggaagatgaggaggacaAGAAGCCCATGTCCCTCTCGACGCAAGTGGTTCTGCGCCGGAAGCCCTCGGTGACCAACCGGCTGACGTCGAGGAAGAGCGCTCCCGTCCTCAACCAGATCTTTGAGGAAGGGGAGTCGGACGACGAGTTCGACATGGATGAGAACCTGCCCCCGAAGCTGAGCCGGCTCAAGATGAACATCGCCTCGCCGGGCACGGTGCACAAGCGCTACCACCGCCGGAAAAGCCAGGGCCGCGGCTCCAGCTGCAGCAGCTCGGAGACCAGCGACGACGACTCCGAGAGCCGGCGGCGGCTGGACAAAGACAGCGGCTTCACCTACTCCTGGCACCGGCGGGATAGCGGCGAGGGGCCGCCGGGCAGCGAGGGCGACGGCGGGGGCCAGGGCAAGCCgagcgcgggcggcggcggcgcggacAAGGCCAGCCCGAGCGAGAACAGCGCGGGCGGCGGCAGCCCCGCGGGCGGCTCGGGCGGGAAGCCCTCGGGCACGTCGGGCAGCACGCGCCGCTGCGCCGGCCCCGGGCCCGGCGAGCTGGTGCAGAGCCTCAAACTCATGAGCCTCTGCCTCGGCTCCCGGCTGCACGGCGGCGCCAAGTACCTTCTCGACCCGCAGGGCGGCCTGTCCTTCTCCAGCGTCAAGGTGCAGGAGAAGTCCACGTGGAAGATGTGCATCAGCTCCGCGGGGGGCGCGGGCCAGGCCCCGGGCGTGGGCAGCGTCAAGCTGTTCTCTGAGCGCGTGGCGGACAGCAGCGCCGAGCTGGAACGGCTAAACAGCAAGAACCTGAAAAACAACGTGCTACAGCTACCTCTGTGCGAAAAGACCATCTCTGTGAACATCCAGCGGAACCCTAAGGACGGGCTGCTGTGCGCCACCAGCCCGGCCAGCTGCTGCCACGTCATCTGA